The DNA sequence ACGGTCACGCCGTGCAGCTGCAGCAGACCGCGGACGACCCGTACGTCACGGATGTCGGGGACGTTGCGCAGGCGGCTGGGACCGCTGCCGAGCAGGGCGGCGACCATGGCCTTCGGCACAAGGTTCTTCGCACCGCGGACACGGATCTCGCCCTCGAGCGGGGTACCGCCGTGGACAAGCAGGACATCGTCAGGGCCGGTCATGGATCTCGCGTTCCTGGAGTTGGGCAGGGGGCAAGAAGAAAGGGTAATGCGACCGGAGGGGCCCGATGCCGCCCTGAGGGGGGCCTTGGCACGTCATGGGTTTGTCACAACACGCTGCGTTAACGGAGTGGTCGCTACCGGTTATCGCCGGACGCCTGTAAGGAGCGCCTTCCGGCGCGCCCCCTCCGTCGTGCTCCGGAACGCTTCGTACCGGCCGGTTTTTCGTCCCTTTCGGGGGCTCCCGCGGGCCCGGAATGCGGGATCATGTCGCCATGACGGAGGTGTCCTCGCTCACAGGGCGGCTGCTGGTCGCGACCCCGGCGCTGGCGGACCCCAACTTCGACCGCGCGGTCGTGCTGCTGCTCGACCACGACGAGGAGGGCTCGCTCGGCGTGGTCCTCAACCGGCCCACACCGGTCGGCGTGGGCGACATCCTCGCGTCCTGGGCCGCGCTGGCCGGCGAGCCGGGCGTGGTGTTCCAGGGCGGACCCGTCTCGCTGGACTCGGCGCTCGGCGTGGCCGTCGTCCCCGGCGACGAGCCCGGCAAGGACGCCCCCGCCGGCGGCCCGCCCGGCCCCGGCCCCGCGCGCCGCCCGGGCCGGGGCGACCCCGCCGGCTGGCGGCGGGTGCACGGCGCCATCGGCCTCGTAGACCTGGAGGCCCCGCCCGAGCTGCTGGGCTCCGCCGTCGGCTCGCTGCGCATCTTCGCCGGGTACTCGGGCTGGGGGCCCGGGCAGCTGGAGGAGGAGCTGGTGGAGGGCGCCTGGTACGTGGTGGAGTCCGAGCCGGGTGACGTCTCGTCCCCCGACCCATCCCGGCTGTGGCGGTCGGTGCTCCGGCGGCAGCGGAACGAGCTGGCCATGGTCGCGACCTATCCGGACGATCCCAGTCTGAACTGAGGCGCGGGGCGAGCGCCGACCAGGTGCGGACCGGGCGCGCGGCGGCGGCCGGACGCCGCGCGCCCCGAGCCTCGGCCGACCGTGCCGCTCCCCAGTACCCTTGGGGACCATGAGCACTCTCGAGCCCGAGCGCGGGGCAGGTACAGGCACCCTCGTAGAGCCGACACCGCAGGTGTCGCACGGCGACGGCGACCACGAGCGCTACGCCCATTACGTCCAGAAGGACAAGATCATGGAGAGCGCGCTCTCCGGCTCCCCGGTCGTCGCCCTCTGCGGCAAGGTCTGGGTGCCCGGGCGCGACCCCAAGAAGTACCCGGTCTGCCCCATGTGCAAGGAGATCTTCGAGGGCATGGGCGCCGGCGGGGACGACAAGGGCGGTAAGGGCGGCGACAAGAAGTAGCCCCCCGGGCGGGCGGTGCGTGGCGGGCGGTGGTCCGCCGTACGCGCCGCCCCCGTCCACCCGTTCCCGGCCCCCCTTCCCACCTCGCCCCGACCCCCGAGCCGCCGGCCCGTCCGGCGGGCGGGTTCGCGTCTCGCTCCACGGCTCCCCGCCGCGTCACCGTCCGCGGCCGGGGAGCTGTTGCGCGTTCGCGGCGGTGCGGGGTGGGGTGCGGGGTTCCTTACCAGCCGGGGTCTGGTCCAGACCACCCGTTCCGGGGGAGGATCCGTTCCGGAACCGGGCCAGGATCCCCTGCCGAAGGGCTGCCATGAGCGACACCGAGACCGGACTCGTCCCCGCACCGCGCCGCTTCACCTGGGTCCCGCCCGGCAGGGGACTGGAGGTGCTGGACGAGGAGACGGGGATCAACGCCGGTCCGGGCACCGAGGGCACCGCCCGCTGGCTGCGCGCCACGGTCGGGGCCGCCACCGGACTGCCGCTGCCCGACGGCGACGACCACCACAACCACCTCGTCCTGCGCATCGACCCCCGGGTGGCGGACGACCTCGGCCCCGAGGGCTACCGGATCGTCACCGACGGGTACGGCATCTTCCTCGACGGTGCCGATCCGGCCGGGCTCTTCTGGGCCGCCCAGACCTTCCGTCAGATGCTGGGCCCCGACGCCTTCCGGCGGGCGCCTGTCACCGCGCGGCGGGAGTGGCACGTCCCGTGCGTCAGTGTCCAGGACGCGCCGCGCTTCGGCTGGCGCGGCACCCTCCTCGACGTGGCCCGCCACTTCGTCCCCAAGGACGGCGTCCTCCGCTTCCTCGACCTGCTCGCCGCGCACAAACTCAACGTCCTGCACCTGCATCTGACCGACGACCAGGGCTGGCGCGTCGAGATCGAGCGCTACCCGCGGCTGACCGAGGTCGGCGCCTGGCGATCCCGGACGAAGCTCGGGCACCGGGCGTCGCCGCTCTGGGACGAGCGGCCGCACGGCGGCTACTACACCAAGGACGACCTCCGCGAGATCGTCGCGTACGCCGCCGAGCGGCACATCACCGTCGTCCCCGAGATCGACCTGCCCGGCCACTCGCAGGCCGCCATCGCCGCGTACCCCGAACTCGGCAACGCCGACGTCGTCGACACCGCCGCCCTCGGCGTCTGGGACACCTGGGGCATCAGCCCGAACGTGCTCGCCCCGGCCGACACCACCCTCGCCTTCTACGAGAACGTGCTGACGGAGGTCCTCGACGTCTTCCCCTCGCGCTTCGTGCACATCGGCGGCGACGAGTGCCCCAAGGGCCAGTGGAAGGCGTCCCCGGCGGCGCGGGCCCGGATGGCGGCCGAGGGGCTGGCCGACGAGAAGGAGCTCCAGAGCTGGTTCATCCGGCACTTCGACCGCTGGCTCGCCGCGCGCGGGCGGCGGCTGATCGGCTGGGACGAGATCCTGGAGGGCGGACTGGCCGAGGGCGCCGCCGTGGCGTCCTGGCGCGGCTACGCGGGCGGCGTCGCGGCGGCCCGGGCCGGGCACGACGTCGTCATGTGCCCCCAACAGCAGGTCTACCTCGACCACCGGCAGGCCCCGGGCCCGGACGAGCCCGTGCCCATCGGCTGGGTCCGCACCCTGGAGGACGTCTACCGCTTCGAGCCGGTGCCGCCGGGACTCACCGCGGAGGAGGCCGGGCACGTCCTCGGGGCCCAGGCCAACCTCTGGACGGAGGTGATGGAGGACCAGGGACGGCTGGACTACCAGGCGTTCCCCCGGCTGGCCGCCTTCGCCGAGGCGGTGTGGTCGGCCCTCCCGCCGCCCGCCGAACGGGACTTCGCCCACTTCGAACAGCGCATGGCCGTCCACTACCGGCGGCTGGACGCGTTGGGCGTGGCCTACCGGCCGCCCGGCGGCCCCCGTCCCTGGCAGCGCCGGCCCGGGCTGCTCGGACGCCCGATCGAGGGGGCGCCCCCGATCGTGTGACGTGGAGCGGAAGGTCCCGGTCCGGCCGGTGCGGCCCTGGCACGGTGGACCTCCGCACACCGCCGTAAGTCGTACAAGGCCCGGCCAAATGCGGTCATATGCTGCCATGGTGGCGAGTGGGGAGGGGCGGGGCGTGGTGTGGGGTGGCGTGGCGGGGCATGGGAGACGAAGGCCGGAGCGGCAGCCGAGACGATGACGAGACGATGACCGGGGCGACGAC is a window from the Streptomyces mobaraensis genome containing:
- a CDS encoding YqgE/AlgH family protein, translating into MTEVSSLTGRLLVATPALADPNFDRAVVLLLDHDEEGSLGVVLNRPTPVGVGDILASWAALAGEPGVVFQGGPVSLDSALGVAVVPGDEPGKDAPAGGPPGPGPARRPGRGDPAGWRRVHGAIGLVDLEAPPELLGSAVGSLRIFAGYSGWGPGQLEEELVEGAWYVVESEPGDVSSPDPSRLWRSVLRRQRNELAMVATYPDDPSLN
- a CDS encoding beta-N-acetylhexosaminidase: MSDTETGLVPAPRRFTWVPPGRGLEVLDEETGINAGPGTEGTARWLRATVGAATGLPLPDGDDHHNHLVLRIDPRVADDLGPEGYRIVTDGYGIFLDGADPAGLFWAAQTFRQMLGPDAFRRAPVTARREWHVPCVSVQDAPRFGWRGTLLDVARHFVPKDGVLRFLDLLAAHKLNVLHLHLTDDQGWRVEIERYPRLTEVGAWRSRTKLGHRASPLWDERPHGGYYTKDDLREIVAYAAERHITVVPEIDLPGHSQAAIAAYPELGNADVVDTAALGVWDTWGISPNVLAPADTTLAFYENVLTEVLDVFPSRFVHIGGDECPKGQWKASPAARARMAAEGLADEKELQSWFIRHFDRWLAARGRRLIGWDEILEGGLAEGAAVASWRGYAGGVAAARAGHDVVMCPQQQVYLDHRQAPGPDEPVPIGWVRTLEDVYRFEPVPPGLTAEEAGHVLGAQANLWTEVMEDQGRLDYQAFPRLAAFAEAVWSALPPPAERDFAHFEQRMAVHYRRLDALGVAYRPPGGPRPWQRRPGLLGRPIEGAPPIV
- a CDS encoding DUF3039 domain-containing protein translates to MSTLEPERGAGTGTLVEPTPQVSHGDGDHERYAHYVQKDKIMESALSGSPVVALCGKVWVPGRDPKKYPVCPMCKEIFEGMGAGGDDKGGKGGDKK